In Candidatus Tectomicrobia bacterium, the genomic stretch CCTTGTTTTCCTGGTCGGGGCGGGCGGATTTGAACCGCCGACATCCTGCTCCCAAAGCAGGTGCGCTACCGGGCTGCGCCACGCCCCGCCGGGGAAAGAGTAGCATATCCGGGCATCCGCCGGCCTCAGGTGCCGCGGTAGATCCTAGGGGAAATAGGTTGCCCGCAGGGCGGCCCGGAGCGAGGCCTCGGGCGGCCCCGAGGTGTCCACGAAGACCCTTTCCTCCTCCCAGGGCTCGAACGCCGCCTCCTGGGCCGCCATGATCTCGATCCGCCCGTCCGAGGCGCTCCCGCCCCTGGCCTCCCGCCGGGCGAGGCGGCCCCGGCGCTCCTCCCATGGGCATTCGCAGGCGATCCAGTGGAGGCGGGCCCCCGCCTCCTCCGCCAGGCGGGCGAAGGAGGCCCGGCCGGCCCGCCGCGCGAAGCTCGCGTCCACGACGGCCCCCCGGCCTCCCTCCAGATCGCGCCGTGCCCGGGCGAGGAGCTCGGCGTACACCCGGCCGCTCATCCCCTCGGCGTAGAGGCCCCGGCCCCAGGCCTCCCGGGCCGGCGCCGTGGGGGCCAGCCCCGCCAGCTCCTTGCGCACCGGGTCGGAGTGATGGGCCGCCATCCCCGACGCCCGGGCCAGACCCCGGGCGAGGGCGGACTTGCCCGTCGCCATGAGCCCCCCCACCAGGACGAGGCGCGGGCGGCGCTCCCGCGCGGCCGCCTCCCCGGCCAGCCGGAAGAGCGCCCGGGAGCGCTCCCCCGCCCCCTCCCGCTCGGCGGGCGGGGCATCCTCGGAGGCCGCCAGGAGCCCCTCCACCTTCGCCCGGACGAGGGCCCGGTGGAGGAAGTAGAGGGGGAGCAGCGGCAGCCCGGCGTCGTCTCCGGTCCGGTCCAGGTAGGCGCGCAGGAAGGCCCGGGCCTCGGCCCGCCGCCCCGCCAGGCGGAGCTCCATCACCAGGGCCGCCGCCTCGTGGATGACGTCCATGCACCGGAAGTCGTCCCGGAAGTCCAGGCAGTCGAAGACGACCACCTTCCCGTCCTTGAAGACCACGTGCTCCATCCGGAGGTCCCCGTGCACGTCCCGCACGAAGCCCTCCCCGGCGCGGCGCCCGAGGACCTCGTCGAGCTCGCCCAGGAGCCGCTCCAGGGAGGCCCGGCAGTCCGCGGTGACCTTCTCCCCCGGCCGCTGGGAGGGGGGGAGCGAGGCGCACTCGCCGAGGTTCCCGAGGAGGAGATTTTTCACCGCCTCCGGGGCACCGTGGCGGGCGATCTCCCCTCCCCGCTCGGCCCGGAGGTGGAAGCCGGCCACCGCCTCCGCCGCGCGCTCCAGGAGGGGCTCACCCGGCTCCCCGCGCTCGAGGCGGGCGGGCAGGAAGCCCTCCGGCGGAAGCTCGGCCATCCGGAGGAGGAACTCGGCCGCCCCCGCCTCCTCCCCGGCCCGGCCCACCCGCAGGCGGCCCCCCTCCTCCAGGACGGGGAGGACGTCGAGGTACACGTCGGGGGCCAGGCGGCGGTTGAGCCTCAGCTCCCGCGCCAGGGCCTCCCGCCTTTTTTCGAGGGTGGAGAAGTCGAAGAAGGGGTACTTCACGGGCCGCTTCATCTTGAAGGCCCATTGGCCCGTGAGGAAGACGAAGCTCCCGTGCGTCCGGCGGACCCGGACCGAGGCGGGCCTGGGATCGTAGGCCGCCGGGTCGCTCAGCCCCCGGACCACGTCCTCCGTCTTGCGCGCCGCGTCCGGCATGGAACGTCCTCCGAAGAGGCGGGAGAGCATCCCCTGAATTAAATGTAATGATTCGGCGCGACGGCGGCCAGCGGCACCACGAGATACCCGGCCATCCGTCGGGGCGGCCCCCCGTGGCCGCCCACTCCATAGGCAGGGGCAGGCACGGGGCCTGCCCCTGCCAAACCGCTGCGCCGCGATCCTCCGCCCCTTGCCTCTCCCCCGCCCGCCCCGCCATGATGGCGCTTTCCGCTTCCGGAGGGGCCGATGGCGCCGAGCCGCTGGGACGCCGTGATCGTCGGGGGAGGCATCCTGGGCCTCTCGAGCGCCATGGCGCTCTCCAAGCGCAACCCCGATCTGCGGCTCCTCGTCCTGGAGAAGGAGGCGGAGCCCGGCCGGCACCAGTCCGGCCGCAACAGCGGGGTCATCCACGCCGGGCTCTACTACCGCCCCGGCTCCCTCAAGGCGCGGATGTGCGTCGAGGGCGCCCGGGCGATGGTGGAGTTCGCCATCGAGCACGGAATCCCCCACGAGCTCTGCGGCAAGCTGGTCGTCGCCACCTCGGAGGCCGAGCTGCCCCGCCTGGAGGAGCTCCACCGCCGGGGGACGGCGAACGGGGCCCAGGGCCTGGAGCTGGTGGGTCCCGAGCGGCTTCGGGAGATCGAGCCTCACGCGGCGGGCATTCGCGCACTCTGGTCGCCGGGGACGGGGATCATCGACTACCCGGCCGTGGTGCGGGCCTACGCCCGCATCGTGAAGAGCCGGGGGAACGAGATCCGCACCGGGGCCGAGGTGAGGGGCATCCGCCGCCTGGGGGGGGAGACGGTGGTCGAGACCACCGACGGGGAGTTCGCGTGCGGCTTCCTCGTGAACTGCGCCGGGCTCCACGCCGACCGGGTGGCGAGGCTGGCGGGCGGGCAGGTGGGACTCCAGATCGTGCCCTTCCGGGGGGAGTACTACGAGATCGTCCCGGAGCGCCGCTCCCTGGTGCGGGGTCTCATCTACCCGGTGCCGGACCCGGCCTTCCCCTTCCTGGGGGTGCACTTCACCCGCCGGGTGGGCGGGGCGGTCGAGGCCGGGCCCAACGCCGTGCTCGCCTTCATGCGCGAGGGCTACACCAAGATGAAGATCGATCCGAGGGACCTCTTCGAGACCCTCTCCTACCCCGGCTTCCGGAGGCTGGCGCGCAAGTGGTGGCGGGTGGGGGCGCGGGAGATGGCCCGCTCGTTCAGCAAGGCTGTCTTCACTCGGGACCTTCAGAAGCTCGTGCCGGAGATCGAGGAGCGCGACTTGGCGCCCGGCGGGGCCGGGGTGCGCGCCCAGGCGGTGGACCGGGAGGGGAACCTCCTCGACGACTTCGCCATCGTCCGCACCGAGGGGGCCATCCACGTCTGCAACGCCCCCTCGCCGGGGGCGACGGCCTCCCTCCTCATCGGGCGCGCCATCGCCGAGATGGCCGGGGAGGCCTGCCCGGCGCTGGCGCCGCGCTGAGGTGCCTCAGCCCCCCACCGCCGCGGCGGCGGGCACCCCGCCCGCGACGAGCGTCCGGACCAGCTCCGGGGTAAGATTCCCCCCGCTGACCACGGCCACAATCTTGCCCTTCGCCTTCACCTGCCCCGCCAGGCACGCCGCCACCGGGACGGCCCCCGCCCCCTCGGCCAGCACCTTCCCCCGGAAGAGGAGCTGGCGGAAGGCCTCGGCGATCTCCTCCTCCGTGACGAGCACCACCTCGTCCACCCGGGCCTGGATGTGGGCGAAGGGGAACTCGCTCGGCCGGGTGGCCGAGAGGCCGTCGGCCATGCTGTCCCAGTGATCCATGGTGAGGAGCTTCCCGGCCTGGAGGGAGTGGTAGATGGCCGCCGCCCCGACGGGCTGCGCCCCCACCACCCGAATCTTCGGGTTCCGGAGCTTGGCGGCGCTGGCCACCCCCGCGATGAGCCCGCCCGAGCTGCAAGGGCACACGATGGTGTCCACGCCGGGCATGTCGTCGAGGATCTCCATCCCGGCGCTCGCGTGCCCGATGGGGGTGCGGCGGTCCTCCGATGCGTCGATGGCGATCATGCCGCGCTCCTCGGCCACCCGCCGCATCATGGGCTTGCGGGCCATGGGGTCGTTCTCGGAGAAGACGACCTCCCCCCCCACGCGCCGCACGGCCTCCACCTTGAAGGGGCTCGCCTTCTTCATCATCACCACCGCGACCTTCACCCCGTGCTCCCGGCCCGCCAGGGCGAAGGCCTGGCCGAAGTTGCCCGAGGAGCACATGACCACCCCCCGCGCGCGCTCCTCGGGCGCGAGGGAGCGCACGATGTGGAAGGCCCCCCTCGGCTTGTAGGCCCCGGTGATCTGCTGGTTCTCCTGCTTGAGGAAGAGGGTCTCCCGCCCCGCCTCCTCCGGCCGCAGGGCGAAGGGCGTGAGGGGGGTCCAGCGCACCAGGGGGGATATCCGCGCCCGGGCGTCCTCAATTTCCTGCAGGGTGATGAGCTCGGCCATGGGGCACCTCCGGGGGGGGGAGATGTATCCGACACGATTGGATTCAGCGAGCATGACACATTTGCAGGGGCGAGGCATGCCCCGCGCTAAATCATCCGATCCGCTAAGCGTCCCCTCGCCCCGGGCGTGGTAGAATTCCGCTCCCACCCCAGGGGAGGAGACGCTGATGCTTCCCGATCCTGCCTTGATGGACGGCTTCACCCGCCTCGAATGGCTCAATCAATGCGGCTCGGCCATCGCGGATCTCGGCTTCTGGCGAAGGATCAGTTTCCTCGGCGACGGGGACGCGGCCATCCTCGTCTTCGCGGGCATAGCCATCGGCGTCATCGCCTGCGTCACCAAGGACCACTTTGTGGGCTGACCCAAGCTCATTTCGCCACCCCCACCCCACAGGAGGCGATGCCGATGCAAAAAGGTGATGGCCTGGCCGTCATACTCGTTGCTTGTGGGTTATGGGCCATCTTAGTCATTCTGCTATCAACGAAAATGATCGGTGTTCTGGCCATGCTTTTTGCTCTGTCCTTGGGTGGAGCTTTTTTCTTCAATTGGCTGGGAGATTTACGCGGGCGCTCCGCAGTAATCGGATGGGGCGCCGTAACAATCATTCTCATCGCTTCCGTCCTCATTCGGCTGTTTGAACCTTGAGGCACCTGTAGGGGCGAGGCATACCTCGCGACTACAAATCGCCGGCGCAGGTCGGCTTGATCATTCTTGCTGTCATTCTAAGGGAGCGAAGCGATCGAAGAATCTCGGTTTTGAACCGATATCCTTCGCTGCGCTCAGGATGACACCTACCGCAGAGTCCGTCCCCTTTCCCTCACACTTTGGGCCTGTACCGGCTGTCCGGGGGGTCGGGCTTGGTCCAGGGGGCGAGGAGCCTGCCGCCCCGGTAGGCCGCGCGCCAGGGGCCTTTCTCGGTGAGGACGACCACGGGCTTCTTCCGCCGGCTCATCAGCCGCCGGTAGTTGCGGCTCTGGTCCATGTAGAGGTCCTTCTCGCCCGGGAGCTTCTCGATCAGGCGCTCGAAGAAGCGGAGGAAGGAGCGGATGAAGTCCCGGGTCACGACGCGGTGGCGGTCCACGAGGTAGCACTTGTCCTCGATCACGCGGTTGTACATGAGCCCCAGGAGGTTCCCCTCCGCGTCGAAGTAGGGCTCGTAGGGGAAGGTGCGGCAGGAGACGGAGCGGTTGTGGCGCTCGCAGTGGGCGGCGCCCCGGCACTCGATGAAGATGCTCTCCTTCCCGTCCACCTCATCCACCATCTTGAGCTCGGAGGGGGTGCGGGGGCGGAACTCGTGCCAGAGGCGGGTGTTCCGGCCCTGGAGGAAGGTCCACTCCTCCCGGTAGGCGATGGGGACGAGCCAGCCCGTGTCGCAGCAGAAGGGGACGCCCCCGTTGAAGGGGGAGCACTTCTTGCCGCAGTCGAAGCGCGCGGGCGGACTCTCGAGGTCCTTGTAGAGAGCGGCGAAGTCGTCAGGCTTGAGCACGCGTTTCCTCCGAAAGCCCCAGGGCGGCCTCGGGCGTGGGTCCGGCCGGCGCCCCCCGGCCCCCGCGCCGGGAGGGCCAGCGCCCGCCCGCCGCCGAGAGGAAGAGCCCGGCCAGGATGGCCCCCGCCCCCAGCAGGGAGACGCCCGAAGGCCACTCCCCCAGGAGCGCCAGGCCGAAGGCCAGGGCGAAGACGGGTTCCGAGAGCAGCCAGAGCGCTCCCCGGGCGGGCTCCAGGCGGGCCTGGGCCCAGGTCTGCAGGAAAAAGGCCAGGGTGGTCGCGAGCGCCCCCGTCACCCCCAGGGCCAGGATCACGGCGCCGCTCCAGCGCACCGGACCGCCCCACAGGATGGCCGCGGCCCCCGCCAGGGCGCCCGCCGCCAGGAGCTGGATGGCGAAGAGGTGGAAGGTGGCCATCCGCCTCCCGAAGGCGCCCAGGCAGAGGATGTGCCCGGCGAACAGCACGGCGCAGGCGAGGGTCAAGGCGTCGCCCCGGCCCGTGGCGGAGAGGTCCGCCCCCGAGAGCAGGAAGAGCCCGGCCACCGCCACCCCCGCCCCGGCGAGGTCGCTCCGACCGGGCCGGGGCCCCCAGGCCCACATGAGGAGGGGCACCAGGATCACGCACAGGCCGGTGATGAAGGCGGAGTTGGCGGCGCTCGTGAAGCGGAGCCCCTCCGTCTGAAAGAAGAAGCCCCCGTAGAGGAAGAACCCGGCCGCGGCCCCCATGCCCCACTCCCCGCAGCGGGCGCGCCGGATGACGCGCGCCAGGGCGAAGGGGGCGGCAAGGGCCATCGCCAGGACCGCCGCCGCGAAGCGCCAGCCGAGGAAGCCGAGCGCCTCGGCCTCCCCGAGGGCGGCCTTCACCAGGGCGAAGGTCGAGCCCCAGACCAGCGACGCCAGGAGCAGCGCCGCGACGGGCCACGCCGCCCCGGCGGGA encodes the following:
- a CDS encoding threonine/serine dehydratase, with the protein product MAELITLQEIEDARARISPLVRWTPLTPFALRPEEAGRETLFLKQENQQITGAYKPRGAFHIVRSLAPEERARGVVMCSSGNFGQAFALAGREHGVKVAVVMMKKASPFKVEAVRRVGGEVVFSENDPMARKPMMRRVAEERGMIAIDASEDRRTPIGHASAGMEILDDMPGVDTIVCPCSSGGLIAGVASAAKLRNPKIRVVGAQPVGAAAIYHSLQAGKLLTMDHWDSMADGLSATRPSEFPFAHIQARVDEVVLVTEEEIAEAFRQLLFRGKVLAEGAGAVPVAACLAGQVKAKGKIVAVVSGGNLTPELVRTLVAGGVPAAAAVGG
- a CDS encoding AAA family ATPase; its protein translation is MPDAARKTEDVVRGLSDPAAYDPRPASVRVRRTHGSFVFLTGQWAFKMKRPVKYPFFDFSTLEKRREALARELRLNRRLAPDVYLDVLPVLEEGGRLRVGRAGEEAGAAEFLLRMAELPPEGFLPARLERGEPGEPLLERAAEAVAGFHLRAERGGEIARHGAPEAVKNLLLGNLGECASLPPSQRPGEKVTADCRASLERLLGELDEVLGRRAGEGFVRDVHGDLRMEHVVFKDGKVVVFDCLDFRDDFRCMDVIHEAAALVMELRLAGRRAEARAFLRAYLDRTGDDAGLPLLPLYFLHRALVRAKVEGLLAASEDAPPAEREGAGERSRALFRLAGEAAARERRPRLVLVGGLMATGKSALARGLARASGMAAHHSDPVRKELAGLAPTAPAREAWGRGLYAEGMSGRVYAELLARARRDLEGGRGAVVDASFARRAGRASFARLAEEAGARLHWIACECPWEERRGRLARREARGGSASDGRIEIMAAQEAAFEPWEEERVFVDTSGPPEASLRAALRATYFP
- the lhgO gene encoding L-2-hydroxyglutarate oxidase, which translates into the protein MAPSRWDAVIVGGGILGLSSAMALSKRNPDLRLLVLEKEAEPGRHQSGRNSGVIHAGLYYRPGSLKARMCVEGARAMVEFAIEHGIPHELCGKLVVATSEAELPRLEELHRRGTANGAQGLELVGPERLREIEPHAAGIRALWSPGTGIIDYPAVVRAYARIVKSRGNEIRTGAEVRGIRRLGGETVVETTDGEFACGFLVNCAGLHADRVARLAGGQVGLQIVPFRGEYYEIVPERRSLVRGLIYPVPDPAFPFLGVHFTRRVGGAVEAGPNAVLAFMREGYTKMKIDPRDLFETLSYPGFRRLARKWWRVGAREMARSFSKAVFTRDLQKLVPEIEERDLAPGGAGVRAQAVDREGNLLDDFAIVRTEGAIHVCNAPSPGATASLLIGRAIAEMAGEACPALAPR
- a CDS encoding DMT family transporter gives rise to the protein MRVLAKHPAGAAWPVAALLLASLVWGSTFALVKAALGEAEALGFLGWRFAAAVLAMALAAPFALARVIRRARCGEWGMGAAAGFFLYGGFFFQTEGLRFTSAANSAFITGLCVILVPLLMWAWGPRPGRSDLAGAGVAVAGLFLLSGADLSATGRGDALTLACAVLFAGHILCLGAFGRRMATFHLFAIQLLAAGALAGAAAILWGGPVRWSGAVILALGVTGALATTLAFFLQTWAQARLEPARGALWLLSEPVFALAFGLALLGEWPSGVSLLGAGAILAGLFLSAAGGRWPSRRGGRGAPAGPTPEAALGLSEETRAQA